From the Paenibacillus sp. FSL H8-0548 genome, one window contains:
- a CDS encoding DUF5605 domain-containing protein gives MPAFNDQTKIGHIWANESARKVLLKHVPELEKSPYLSFMKMRTLPQLAVSNEAWIWPAELLSSILKELALIEDEAVRDEEPRQSADYESDLVSMGSAYTKAPDWAEKWGIFEILLKGPNHGNPFVDVAISAVFTCEERSVQVSGFYDGEGIYRIRFMPEHEGEWRYETISNARSLHGIAGGFICIQPSAGNNGPVRVKDTFHFAYENGMAYIPIGTTCYAWSHQGEKLETQTLNTLSASPFNKLRMCVFPKSYQFNENEPELYPYEGSLAQGWDYTRFNPAYFRHLENRIAELGELGIEADLILFHAYDRWGFSEMMRSADDRYLRYIVARLSAYRHIWWSLANEYDLMWAKEESDWERIAAIVTENDPYNHLISIHNCFAFYDYKRSWITHCSVQRIDVYRTAENTTEWRLEWNKPIVIDECAYEGNIDMGWGNITGQEMVRRFWEGAIRGGYVGHGETYLDPDDVLWWSKGGKLHGESSQRIAFLRTIMESGPEGGLNPLKSEWDAPSAGIKDQYYLFYYGLNQPMYRHFSMKPGVSYEVEVIDTWNMTIKKQPGKYEGSFRIELPGTSYAAVRMTKVG, from the coding sequence ATGCCAGCATTTAACGATCAGACGAAAATTGGTCATATTTGGGCGAATGAGTCGGCACGAAAAGTGCTGCTGAAGCATGTTCCAGAGCTGGAAAAATCACCGTATTTATCGTTTATGAAAATGAGAACGCTGCCGCAGCTCGCCGTGTCCAACGAGGCATGGATATGGCCAGCGGAGCTGCTCAGCAGCATTCTAAAGGAGCTTGCGCTAATTGAAGACGAGGCTGTACGGGATGAAGAGCCAAGACAGTCAGCTGACTATGAAAGTGATCTCGTATCTATGGGCTCGGCCTATACGAAGGCACCTGATTGGGCGGAGAAGTGGGGCATATTCGAGATATTGCTTAAGGGGCCAAATCACGGCAACCCGTTTGTAGATGTCGCTATTAGCGCCGTCTTTACATGTGAAGAGCGCTCCGTTCAAGTCAGCGGCTTCTATGATGGCGAAGGGATATACCGCATCCGGTTCATGCCTGAGCATGAGGGTGAATGGCGCTACGAAACGATCAGCAATGCACGTTCATTACATGGAATTGCTGGAGGCTTTATCTGCATCCAGCCTAGTGCTGGCAACAACGGTCCGGTTCGTGTGAAGGATACGTTTCATTTTGCCTATGAGAACGGCATGGCGTATATTCCAATTGGAACCACCTGCTATGCATGGTCGCATCAAGGGGAGAAGCTGGAAACACAAACCTTGAATACGTTAAGCGCGTCACCGTTCAACAAGCTGCGGATGTGCGTGTTTCCTAAGTCGTACCAATTCAATGAAAATGAGCCTGAGTTATATCCCTATGAGGGCTCGCTCGCGCAGGGCTGGGATTATACGAGGTTTAATCCTGCATATTTCAGGCATTTGGAGAATAGAATCGCCGAGCTGGGCGAGCTGGGCATTGAAGCAGATCTCATTTTATTTCATGCTTATGATCGCTGGGGCTTCTCCGAGATGATGCGTTCTGCAGACGATCGTTACTTGCGTTATATCGTTGCCCGCCTCTCCGCTTATCGTCATATATGGTGGTCGCTTGCGAACGAGTACGATCTGATGTGGGCGAAGGAGGAGTCCGATTGGGAGCGCATCGCAGCTATCGTTACCGAAAATGATCCCTATAACCACCTCATATCCATCCATAACTGCTTCGCATTTTATGATTATAAGCGATCTTGGATTACCCATTGCAGCGTTCAACGAATCGATGTATATCGTACAGCGGAAAATACGACAGAATGGCGTCTTGAATGGAATAAGCCGATCGTTATTGACGAGTGTGCCTATGAAGGCAATATTGATATGGGCTGGGGCAATATTACCGGTCAGGAAATGGTGCGCCGGTTCTGGGAGGGGGCCATTCGCGGGGGATACGTCGGTCACGGAGAAACCTACTTGGACCCGGATGATGTGCTATGGTGGTCCAAAGGCGGCAAGCTGCACGGCGAGAGCTCGCAGCGAATTGCATTTCTGCGAACGATTATGGAGTCAGGGCCCGAAGGCGGGCTGAACCCGCTGAAGTCTGAGTGGGATGCCCCGTCAGCGGGCATTAAGGATCAATACTATTTGTTTTATTACGGATTGAACCAGCCGATGTATCGACATTTCAGTATGAAGCCAGGCGTTTCATATGAGGTCGAGGTCATCGATACGTGGAATATGACGATTAAGAAGCAGCCTGGCAAGTATGAGGGATCATTCCGAATTGAGCTGCCGGGCACCTCTTATGCTGCGGTTAGAATGACAAAGGTTGGATAG
- a CDS encoding histidine kinase, which translates to MNGFFKKWSWRSIRSRLAISVLAVTLPLIALLLYNSFYSINVVRNQVASSNKNMLILYMDQINKSLEDVDQYLNSLVAIDTDLLVMGLPVPDQEYRMAKLSLFSKLAEKIPLFKTIDAFFVYSVSRQDYVSAFRQVGTFDERAAIQDYLIEILRDGPDGNSIGSKSWYVKGINGTYYLFHIFQSGDSYIGSWINTNRIVGALGLIDLGEKGRSLLTTDQGLPLSEAAFIAENGIDLNRDLNNYYLTGKSDRYMVVGAESSKGNFNLLAIIPDEKILENLPYLRKIILFVSICSLIILPVGTLLLRKMILLPLNRILQVMKRIKEGNLDVRINQSAGVDEFQIVNETFNTMMAQIQQLHVNVYEEQQSKQRAELQHLQLQINPHFFMNSLNIMYSLAQTKNYELIQELSLCLVNYFRYMFRSNLSFVQLRQELDHTRNYIRIQELRYPNSLSGRIEVPDFMLDTSVPPLFIQSFVENTVKYAMTLDGPIEIIIRIDLLDEGGRPYMRAVIEDTGVGFPEEILSELNVGRKITNEEGEHIGIWNVQQRLSLLYKGQASISFSNRMTGGASVVIQLPLYGHDS; encoded by the coding sequence ATGAATGGGTTTTTCAAAAAATGGTCCTGGCGCTCCATACGTTCCAGACTAGCGATTAGCGTCTTAGCTGTTACCCTGCCATTAATCGCATTACTGCTGTATAACAGCTTCTATTCCATTAATGTTGTGCGTAATCAGGTGGCAAGCTCGAATAAAAACATGTTGATCCTATACATGGATCAGATTAATAAAAGCCTGGAGGACGTCGATCAATATTTGAACAGTTTAGTCGCTATTGATACGGATTTGCTAGTTATGGGGCTGCCGGTACCCGATCAGGAGTATCGAATGGCCAAGCTTAGTTTATTTAGCAAGTTAGCAGAGAAAATTCCACTTTTCAAAACCATAGATGCCTTCTTTGTATACTCCGTGAGCAGGCAAGATTATGTAAGCGCTTTTCGTCAGGTAGGAACCTTCGATGAAAGAGCGGCTATCCAAGATTATTTAATAGAGATATTGCGTGACGGCCCGGATGGAAATTCAATCGGCAGCAAAAGCTGGTATGTGAAGGGAATTAACGGAACCTATTATTTATTTCATATTTTCCAGTCTGGCGATAGTTATATTGGAAGCTGGATTAATACCAATCGGATCGTTGGGGCGCTTGGCTTAATTGATCTTGGTGAAAAAGGAAGATCGCTATTAACGACAGATCAAGGGCTTCCACTCTCAGAGGCTGCCTTTATTGCGGAAAATGGCATTGATTTGAATCGTGATCTGAATAACTATTATTTAACGGGGAAAAGTGATCGCTATATGGTCGTTGGTGCCGAATCCAGCAAAGGCAACTTCAACTTGCTTGCTATTATTCCTGATGAGAAGATATTGGAAAACTTGCCGTATTTGCGAAAAATTATTTTGTTTGTTTCCATTTGCTCGCTTATTATTTTGCCTGTTGGAACATTGCTTCTTCGTAAAATGATTCTCCTTCCGCTTAATCGCATATTGCAAGTTATGAAGCGTATTAAAGAAGGAAATCTTGATGTGCGGATTAATCAATCAGCTGGTGTGGATGAATTCCAAATTGTAAATGAAACATTCAATACGATGATGGCCCAAATTCAACAGCTTCATGTCAACGTCTATGAAGAGCAGCAAAGCAAGCAGAGGGCAGAGCTGCAGCATTTGCAGCTCCAGATTAACCCTCATTTCTTTATGAATTCGTTAAATATTATGTACAGTCTGGCCCAGACCAAAAACTATGAGCTTATTCAAGAGCTGTCTTTATGTCTAGTTAATTATTTCCGTTATATGTTCCGTTCAAATCTAAGCTTCGTTCAGCTCAGGCAGGAGCTCGATCATACCCGCAATTATATTCGCATTCAGGAGCTGCGTTATCCGAATAGTCTTAGCGGACGGATTGAGGTACCGGACTTTATGCTCGATACGAGTGTGCCGCCGCTATTCATCCAGTCCTTTGTAGAAAATACCGTTAAATACGCGATGACGCTTGATGGGCCTATTGAAATTATTATTCGAATTGATCTGCTGGATGAAGGCGGACGGCCTTATATGCGCGCGGTAATAGAGGATACGGGGGTTGGGTTTCCTGAAGAGATATTAAGCGAGCTGAACGTAGGCAGAAAAATAACGAATGAGGAGGGGGAGCATATTGGCATTTGGAATGTGCAGCAGCGGCTTTCCCTGCTATATAAAGGTCAAGCCAGTATTTCATTCTCCAATCGTATGACGGGCGGTGCTAGCGTCGTTATTCAACTGCCGCTTTATGGACATGACAGCTAG
- a CDS encoding response regulator: MYSLLIVDDEVHAVKGIEAAIDWEKLQITSLYTAYNIRQAKEIYDNYPIDIMLCDIEMPQGSGLELLTWVREHHPKTESVFLTCHADFEYAKQAMQLGSLDYILKPIPYADLEKVIVKAMDKINANSELTQFSRYGQYWFQQQPLLTEQFWLDILNQTIPSNEYAIRNAAAERNLPYLDDVHYLPVLISIQRWHKTLSIRDEKIMEFALRNAANESILEHGKLGLLIQRGKGRLVALISVEAGGERESAGIKAMCSSYIEACNTYFYCDLSCYVGKPLPAYELSAMLDKLSALESDNVALDNKVFMLEGRFPSSHTLHMPNMSVWVVLLEDGKTDILISEITAYLDSQVRADCLDAKQLHQFHQDLLQMVYSIFQSKGIRAHQLLNDSVSLELSWQATRSVMDMLVWIKHILQKSAEYAKAVEETQTVVERVIAYIALHKDRELSREEIASHVFLNPDYLTRIFKKETGLGISEYMLRERLNVAKDLLLLTEMSISAVASHVGYSNFSHFSRIFKKHTGKNPMDFRHTGTAEQAPE, encoded by the coding sequence ATGTATTCACTGCTTATTGTGGATGATGAGGTTCATGCAGTTAAAGGTATTGAAGCTGCGATTGATTGGGAGAAGCTCCAAATCACATCACTCTACACCGCGTACAATATTCGTCAAGCTAAGGAAATATATGATAATTACCCCATAGATATCATGCTGTGCGATATTGAAATGCCTCAGGGCAGCGGTCTGGAGCTGCTGACTTGGGTGCGAGAGCATCATCCGAAGACGGAATCGGTGTTTCTGACCTGCCATGCTGATTTTGAATATGCGAAGCAGGCGATGCAATTAGGGAGCTTGGACTACATTCTGAAGCCAATTCCTTATGCTGATTTAGAGAAGGTCATTGTAAAAGCTATGGATAAGATTAACGCAAACAGTGAGCTGACACAGTTCAGCCGCTACGGCCAATATTGGTTCCAGCAGCAGCCGCTCCTTACGGAGCAGTTTTGGCTTGATATTTTAAATCAAACGATACCATCTAATGAGTATGCAATCCGCAATGCGGCCGCTGAGCGTAATCTTCCTTATCTCGACGATGTACACTATTTGCCTGTGCTTATTAGTATTCAGAGATGGCATAAGACGCTGTCGATACGCGATGAGAAAATTATGGAATTTGCACTGCGGAATGCGGCTAATGAATCTATTCTTGAGCATGGAAAGCTGGGACTCCTTATTCAGCGCGGGAAAGGCAGGCTCGTTGCTTTAATATCCGTCGAAGCAGGGGGAGAGCGGGAGTCTGCTGGAATAAAGGCTATGTGTAGTTCCTATATCGAAGCATGCAACACGTACTTTTATTGCGATTTATCCTGTTATGTCGGCAAGCCGCTGCCTGCTTATGAATTGTCAGCCATGCTCGATAAGCTGTCTGCATTGGAGTCGGATAATGTGGCATTGGATAACAAAGTGTTTATGCTGGAGGGTCGTTTTCCTTCTTCTCATACGCTGCATATGCCGAATATGAGTGTTTGGGTTGTATTGCTTGAGGACGGCAAGACGGATATATTAATTTCCGAAATTACAGCTTATTTGGATAGCCAAGTACGTGCGGATTGTCTCGATGCGAAGCAGCTTCATCAATTTCATCAGGATTTGCTGCAGATGGTGTATTCTATTTTTCAGTCGAAGGGAATTCGGGCTCATCAGCTGTTGAATGATTCGGTATCTCTAGAGCTTTCTTGGCAGGCTACGCGCTCAGTCATGGATATGCTTGTATGGATTAAGCATATTTTGCAGAAGTCGGCGGAGTATGCCAAAGCTGTAGAAGAGACTCAAACGGTGGTAGAACGGGTAATTGCTTACATCGCCTTGCATAAGGACAGGGAGCTGTCTAGAGAAGAGATTGCCAGCCATGTATTTCTGAATCCGGACTATTTGACTCGAATTTTCAAGAAAGAAACTGGACTTGGCATTTCGGAGTATATGCTGCGGGAGCGATTAAATGTAGCTAAGGATTTGCTGCTGCTAACGGAGATGTCTATAAGCGCAGTGGCGAGTCATGTCGGCTACTCTAACTTTTCGCATTTTTCTAGAATATTTAAGAAGCATACCGGTAAAAACCCTATGGATTTTCGGCATACCGGTACGGCGGAGCAGGCCCCGGAATAA